Below is a window of Vibrio sp. SS-MA-C1-2 DNA.
TGGATTGTCTCGCCAATGGGACCATCGGGTTTCTGGATTGGTTTTATTATAGGATTAACTTCCGCAGCTGTTATGTTATGCCAGCGCTTACTTTGGATTCATAAGCAATCTGATAAAGATCAGTTAGCCTTAGCATTAAGATAAGATATATACCTAAAGTCATTGAAGTAGCGAGTAAGTGAGGCCCCATGAGTATAGAGGTTCTATATGATTGGGGTGAACGAGCAACGCCAACAACCTAGCAGCTTCAAGTATGAGGGGTATATATGATTGGGGCGAATGAACACAGCTAACAGCCTAACGACTTCAAGAAAAAATATTTCATCAAACCTTAAAATAGATATGATTAATTAAACTACAATTAATTATATTCTATTTTAAGGTTTTTTTTATCCAAAATAACCAATTTAAATATGGCTGAAAAACAATCAATTATATTAATTAACACAATGAAATCATATTTACATTTCGTTTCATACTTAACAAAACAATATACATAATTAATACAACCAGATTCACCAATAGGTAATTGATTTAACAATAACCTAAAGAAATTAAACTAAGGTTAATTTTGTATAATTTTGAAATATTTACATACATTTCACTTCATTATAGAAATTGATTTATAACTTCCAGAATGTATATTTATATCTCTTAACAAATAATATTGTTTCTTAGACAAACTTTAAATTAAGGATAAATAATGGTTACTGGAAGTATTGTCATTGGCGTTGTGATCGGTGCAATTATCGCTGCTGTTGTTGGTGGTGTTGTTGGCGGCGTTGTTGGCGAGACACAAGAAGAACCAGCTGTTGGTGCTGTAGTTGGTGGTGTTGTCGGTGCATTAGTTGGTGGTGTTGTTGGTGGTGTGATAGGTAAAGCCGCAGAACAATCAAGTACAATTGCAGCAATCGCCTTAATCTAGCTCCCTCTTTTTAATCAATCCTCAATTCAAGTTTAATAAGGTAAATTAACTACAAGTTAAAGTTAATACCTTATCGAAACAATATAAAAGGCTCATTTATACTTTTAATTAGAAAGTGAACGTTCAATGAGTCTTTTTTAACTTCTCTCTTACACCTAAATTATCATCTATTTATTTTTTATTAAATATCACAATAGTTACATTAGATTAAGCTACAATAGGTAAAATGTATCTAGGATGTTAATTGACGATAATGAACGTAAAAAAAATTAAAAACCTTATTCTGATTATAATTACACTCACATTTATCTCTGGTTGTTCAAACTCAGAAAAACAGATGAGATCAACAAACAAACTCGATCGCTCTAAAGATATCGCTATCCAATATAATAAATGGCGTGGTGTACCGTATCAATTTGGCGGAAATTCATTTTCTGGTATTGATTGCTCGGCATTCACTCAAATTACTTTCAATGAACTTTACAACGTTTCTCTTCCGAGAACGACCGCACAACAAGCCAAAAGTGGAGTGAAAATTGCTTATGAAAATAAAAAACCGGGAGATTTAATATTTTTTAAAACAGGAATAAAACAACGTCATGTCGGTATTTATGCAGGAAAGAACCAATTTTTACATGCTTCAACGTCTAAAGGCGTTATTTTATCCCGATTAGACAATCCATACTGGCAATCTGTTTTCTGCCAAGTTAGACGAGTTGGGTAACCTAACCCCCAAGCTCAATTATATTTTACAATTGAATTTTTAACACATTAATAATCATATTGATAGCCAGTAAAGTTAGTAAGGAAGTTAGTAGCCATTGTAGATATCTGGTTGGTATTTTTGATTGTAACATTTTACCGACTAATGAGCCGATAATAGCAGCCCCAATCATCACTAAACCGATTTGCCAATATGCTTCAAAAGAAAAACCAATAACGATATAGATAACGAGTTTACTAAAATGACTAATACTGTTAAAAACAGCGATAGTAGCAACCAATTTTGCGTAGTCATTACAATATCGCTTTTTCATTGCAGATATGATTAATGGTCCAGGTGCTCCTACAAATAGTCCAAATGCACCTTGTATTGCCCCTAAAACTACCGGGTGTTCAAATCTAGCAAGTGCCTTAATAAATGGTTTTACCCAAGTATTTAAAAGGATATAAATACCAATGATTAAAGGAAGCCACTCTGTTGGAAAGTCTTGTAGTAATAGCCCCCCAAGAATAGAACCTAATAAACAACCAATCACAAAGGTTTTAAGACTAGCGTAATCTATATTTTTACGAAGAAAGTAAGCTCGGCTACCATTACTAAATAACTGAACTAAGCCATGAATAGGAACAACGGCATTACTCGGTAGCCAAATAGGTAATGCCCCCATCATGACCATTCCTCCACCAGCCCCAGCAATCGCATTAAAGGCTGAAGTTGTGAAACTTATTAGCGCAAGTATCGCTATTTCACTATACATAAGTGTCCTCAGTATCCAATATCATGGCTTATAATGGCTTTAAAATATTATTTAAGTATATTCATTTCTGTTCACAATATCTAAAGTCATCCAAATTGCTAGGCAGCACCAAATAAAACCCCATGAATATCGATCTATTATCGGATTGAGCAGTGATTTATCCTTTAATTTTTAGGTTTGTTATCTTTTCCGATAAGTTCATAATCCATAATTTCTTTTGCTAACGGTGCGGCATTTTTACCCCAACCAGCATGCTCTAAAACAATAGAGACCAAGATTTTAGGATTATTCAATGGTGCAAATGCAGTAAAAAGAGCATGATCTTGAAGATTTTTTGCTAACTTTTCCGCATTGTATGTTTGATCTTTAGCAAGCCCAAAAACTTGGCTTGTTCCTGTTTTCCCTGCGACTTTGTAAGACACATTTTTAAATGCAGATCTAGCTGTTCCTTTTGTAACAACAAGGTGCATTCCCTCACGAGAGATATCCCAATATTTTTTAGGAACATGAGAAAATGCTTTACTATCTTCATGGTAAGATTTAGCTGGTTGATCCTTGAATTGTTTAAAAATATGTGGGGTTCCAATCCGTCCTTCAGTAGCAATAACAGAGGCTGCTTTCGCCATCTGCAAAGGCGTTGCCGACCAATAACCTTGTCCAATACCGAGAGAAATAGTGTCGCCTTTATACCAAGGTGTATCAAATCTTAAATGCTTCCATTTTCTAGTGGGCATATTACCATCAGACTCTTCTTTAATATCAATCCCGGTTGAATGACCATAACCAAACTTATTCATCCATAATGATAATCGATCGACTCCAAGATCATAAACGACCTGATAAAAGAAAGTATCAACTGATTTTTCGATCGCTTTATAGATATTAACGTTGCCATATCCCCAACGTTGATCGTCGCGAAATTTTCGACTGTGTGTATCAGGTATTGTCCACCAACCTGGAAAATTATAGGTTGTTTTTGGTGTAATGACCCCTTCAGTTAAAGCCGCGATAGCAATTTGCGGTTTGACGGTTGAACCAGGAGGATAAACCCCTAAAGTGGCTCTATTTAACAGTGGACGATCTGGATTATTAAGCAACGCCTTATACTTTTTCGATGAAATACCCGATACAAAATCATTAGGGTTATAACTAGGGCTAGAAACCATAGCCAATACCGAGTTATCTTGAGGATTAAGAACAACAATTGCCCCTGGTCGTTGTTTAACGGTAACCAATCCTGTCTTGGTATCTTTTTGCTTTTTAATCAATAAATTGAAGGCATACTCTTGAAGATGGACATCAAGATTAGTGACAATATCTTTTCCTTTAATTGGCGCCTGATAGTTCAGCGTCCGAATCACCTTGCCAATATTATTGACTTCAACAACTCGGTAGCCCGGCTTACCATGAAGATCTCTCTCATAAGAACGCTCTATACCTAACTTACCTATAAATTTAGAGGCTCTATAATCTTTATATAACTCAGCTTTCTTTAGTCTACGTATATCACGATCGTTAATTTTACCCACATAACCCAAGACATGGGTAAAATACTCGCCATAAGGGTAGTAACGAATATAACTGGTTGCAATACTAATACCCGGGAAGTGAAACTCATTTGCTGCATATTCAGCAACTTGCGTCTCACTTAATAGATCCAATACATCCACTTCTCGAAATGATGATTTATGCTGTAACTTTTTATTAATTTGATCAATTTTCTGATCAGATAATGATAATTTTTGTTGTAGCAATTCAAGCTCATGATTGAGATTTTCAGTTTGATCTTTACGAATAGATAAATGATAAACTAAATGATTAATCGCTAACGGAATACCATTTCGATCAAATATTTCTCCACGCCGTGGCGCAACAGGTATAACTTCAATACGGTTATTTTTAGCCAATAAAGAGTAATGAGTAAATTGATCAACTTCGAGATAC
It encodes the following:
- the mrdA gene encoding penicillin-binding protein 2, whose protein sequence is MPYRHLHFRNYPHEKSVFIRRVIVAFLFLLIFTSALLFRMWYLEVDQFTHYSLLAKNNRIEVIPVAPRRGEIFDRNGIPLAINHLVYHLSIRKDQTENLNHELELLQQKLSLSDQKIDQINKKLQHKSSFREVDVLDLLSETQVAEYAANEFHFPGISIATSYIRYYPYGEYFTHVLGYVGKINDRDIRRLKKAELYKDYRASKFIGKLGIERSYERDLHGKPGYRVVEVNNIGKVIRTLNYQAPIKGKDIVTNLDVHLQEYAFNLLIKKQKDTKTGLVTVKQRPGAIVVLNPQDNSVLAMVSSPSYNPNDFVSGISSKKYKALLNNPDRPLLNRATLGVYPPGSTVKPQIAIAALTEGVITPKTTYNFPGWWTIPDTHSRKFRDDQRWGYGNVNIYKAIEKSVDTFFYQVVYDLGVDRLSLWMNKFGYGHSTGIDIKEESDGNMPTRKWKHLRFDTPWYKGDTISLGIGQGYWSATPLQMAKAASVIATEGRIGTPHIFKQFKDQPAKSYHEDSKAFSHVPKKYWDISREGMHLVVTKGTARSAFKNVSYKVAGKTGTSQVFGLAKDQTYNAEKLAKNLQDHALFTAFAPLNNPKILVSIVLEHAGWGKNAAPLAKEIMDYELIGKDNKPKN
- a CDS encoding sulfite exporter TauE/SafE family protein; this translates as MYSEIAILALISFTTSAFNAIAGAGGGMVMMGALPIWLPSNAVVPIHGLVQLFSNGSRAYFLRKNIDYASLKTFVIGCLLGSILGGLLLQDFPTEWLPLIIGIYILLNTWVKPFIKALARFEHPVVLGAIQGAFGLFVGAPGPLIISAMKKRYCNDYAKLVATIAVFNSISHFSKLVIYIVIGFSFEAYWQIGLVMIGAAIIGSLVGKMLQSKIPTRYLQWLLTSLLTLLAINMIINVLKIQL
- a CDS encoding C40 family peptidase, translated to MNVKKIKNLILIIITLTFISGCSNSEKQMRSTNKLDRSKDIAIQYNKWRGVPYQFGGNSFSGIDCSAFTQITFNELYNVSLPRTTAQQAKSGVKIAYENKKPGDLIFFKTGIKQRHVGIYAGKNQFLHASTSKGVILSRLDNPYWQSVFCQVRRVG